From the uncultured Fibrobacter sp. genome, one window contains:
- a CDS encoding thiamine pyrophosphate-dependent enzyme → MPAFDPNAKKMLISGNEAISLSMRHCNVQFAAGYPGTPSTEILEDYSELGGYAQWAPNEKVAAEVALGAAFGHARSVVTMKMVGLNVASDVLYTATYTGVDGAMVWIVADDPGQGSSQNEQDTRNHAKASVCPMFEPSNSQEAYDFFRIAVQTSEKFKIPVILRMTTRVDHSKSIVVPKEELPAMVPNFERNIAGHVMVPGFSKPAGRRLRAKMDEMEAWNVAEGPNRVEMRSEDFGIIVSGISYHHVREAAPEASILKLGMTYPLPMQLIKDFAKKFEGKRLMVIEENDPWLAENIKAAGIQCESKFDPIFRFGELDVNRVRRIIAGDRNPDPVPVKGKPPMLCPGCPHRSSFAMLKELDCIVSGDIGCYTLAALPPISAMDYMIDMGAAIGMGIGLRNVLPREQAKKVVSVIGDSTFVHSGITGLVEAGYNRPDTGHVVVILDNSITAMTGQQEHPGTGRHLDHSPAYKLDYGAIAKTAGFDNVYEVNQVKEPEKFKELVKEALEKDELTLIVAKSPCILALKSILAWDKANKEKAEKALAESEAAAKKNGNF, encoded by the coding sequence ATGCCAGCTTTTGATCCGAATGCGAAAAAGATGCTGATTTCGGGAAACGAGGCCATCTCGCTTTCCATGCGCCACTGCAACGTGCAGTTTGCCGCAGGTTACCCGGGTACTCCCTCTACCGAAATCCTCGAGGACTATTCTGAACTCGGCGGGTATGCCCAGTGGGCCCCGAACGAGAAGGTCGCCGCCGAAGTGGCCCTGGGCGCAGCCTTTGGCCATGCCCGCAGCGTGGTCACCATGAAGATGGTGGGCCTCAACGTGGCTAGCGATGTGCTCTACACCGCGACCTACACGGGCGTGGACGGCGCCATGGTGTGGATCGTTGCCGACGACCCGGGTCAGGGCAGCTCCCAGAACGAACAGGATACCCGCAACCACGCCAAGGCATCCGTTTGCCCGATGTTCGAGCCCTCCAACTCCCAGGAAGCCTACGACTTCTTCCGCATTGCGGTGCAGACGAGCGAAAAGTTCAAGATTCCCGTCATCCTGCGCATGACGACCCGCGTGGACCACTCCAAGTCTATCGTGGTGCCCAAAGAAGAACTCCCGGCTATGGTGCCGAACTTCGAACGCAATATTGCCGGCCATGTGATGGTGCCCGGCTTCTCTAAGCCGGCCGGCCGCCGTCTCCGTGCCAAGATGGACGAGATGGAAGCCTGGAACGTCGCGGAAGGCCCCAATCGGGTGGAAATGCGCAGCGAGGACTTCGGTATCATCGTGAGCGGCATCAGCTACCACCATGTTCGTGAAGCCGCCCCGGAAGCAAGCATCCTCAAGCTCGGCATGACCTACCCGCTGCCGATGCAGCTCATCAAGGATTTCGCCAAGAAGTTCGAAGGCAAGCGCCTCATGGTCATCGAAGAGAACGACCCGTGGCTCGCCGAGAACATCAAGGCCGCCGGTATCCAGTGCGAAAGCAAGTTTGACCCGATTTTCCGCTTTGGCGAACTCGACGTGAACCGCGTGCGCCGCATTATCGCTGGCGATCGCAATCCGGACCCGGTTCCGGTCAAGGGCAAGCCGCCTATGCTTTGCCCGGGCTGCCCGCACCGCAGCTCTTTCGCCATGCTCAAGGAACTCGACTGCATCGTCTCCGGCGACATCGGCTGCTATACGCTCGCCGCTCTCCCGCCCATCAGCGCGATGGACTACATGATTGACATGGGTGCCGCTATCGGCATGGGTATCGGTCTCCGCAACGTGCTCCCGCGCGAACAGGCCAAGAAGGTCGTCTCCGTGATTGGCGACTCCACGTTTGTTCACAGCGGCATCACCGGTCTCGTGGAAGCGGGCTACAATCGCCCCGACACCGGCCATGTGGTCGTCATTCTCGACAACAGCATCACCGCCATGACAGGCCAGCAGGAACACCCGGGTACGGGCCGCCATCTGGACCACAGCCCGGCCTACAAGCTCGACTACGGTGCCATCGCGAAGACCGCCGGTTTCGACAACGTGTACGAAGTGAACCAGGTCAAGGAACCCGAGAAGTTCAAGGAACTCGTGAAGGAAGCCCTCGAGAAGGACGAGCTCACGCTCATCGTGGCGAAGAGTCCCTGCATTCTCGCTCTCAAGAGCATCCTCGCCTGGGACAAGGCCAACAAGGAAAAGGCTGAAAAGGCTCTCGCCGAGTCCGAAGCCGCTGCTAAAAAGAACGGCAATTTTTAA
- a CDS encoding sulfatase-like hydrolase/transferase — MEKLYWVVFGCLLWVARVAQLCFLYWMDAPTGGPIVEDWGRFFPQSMVVEAGMAMAIAFVFGSVSLLLKGHALRKVWGVLSVVVAGVYIVASGGDDELVRWMGQHLSLSFFGTYSNAASDMGLVGRIFIGGIGHFSLSIGWGAATIFAVVMLYRKLYWKWFGSTHKKPAMVALGMLLIVAAVGLSARVWLVTSNMCWNRVCPVLWRIAGEIRENFADPVKGEGYEAGIRLLGGDPSKEYPFWKEYPREAVSIAEFKAKPMDERPDIIFLTIETFRGWTGDMRIGTACEKFHNLCRLSKKALYYPNARSVGYPSVEGFLGVLAGVWSHPTKSFLSDYPKTNLRTLPQILSDAGYYTDVLTATEPSFDKLDPWFEAWFNHWEFKSENQHDVPLADRFREVYASRPADKPIFLNWMSTSMHVPFSIPSEYGPTPEDPDEAYVRAVAYMDSAVGIVLDEIEKGPRANQTLIFVVGDHAFGNNAQHTTPEYIGTVQEGYTWVPLMVVGPGIKPSLQTEVVSQVDIAPTILDYLGLEISNNFVGHTLLERIADEPAVAEVPADSADSLAQGDSAAVAPAYLFRATSQYAPVFSFRLADIAMQRDSLIYYGNMDDPEASSVFATRLVPDWDTLHLAEGFVTGRRLGAIPADFADTEKAMRDAAEAWLYIVNSNKLRP, encoded by the coding sequence ATGGAGAAGTTATACTGGGTCGTTTTCGGCTGCCTTTTGTGGGTGGCGCGTGTGGCGCAACTCTGTTTCCTCTACTGGATGGACGCTCCGACGGGCGGGCCGATTGTCGAGGATTGGGGGCGGTTCTTCCCGCAGTCGATGGTTGTCGAGGCGGGTATGGCGATGGCGATTGCCTTCGTGTTCGGCTCGGTTTCACTTTTGCTGAAGGGCCATGCCCTGCGCAAGGTGTGGGGTGTGCTTTCGGTTGTTGTCGCGGGCGTGTATATTGTCGCTAGTGGCGGTGACGACGAACTGGTCCGCTGGATGGGCCAGCACCTTTCGCTCTCCTTCTTTGGTACGTATTCCAACGCGGCCTCCGATATGGGCCTCGTCGGGCGAATCTTTATTGGCGGTATCGGGCATTTCTCGCTGAGTATCGGCTGGGGCGCGGCTACGATTTTTGCCGTGGTGATGCTGTACCGCAAGTTGTACTGGAAATGGTTCGGCTCCACGCACAAGAAACCTGCGATGGTTGCGCTCGGAATGTTGCTGATTGTCGCTGCCGTTGGGCTCTCTGCCCGTGTTTGGCTGGTCACGAGCAACATGTGCTGGAACCGCGTTTGCCCGGTGCTGTGGCGCATTGCCGGAGAAATCCGCGAAAACTTTGCCGACCCTGTGAAGGGCGAGGGCTACGAGGCGGGTATCCGTCTGTTGGGCGGCGACCCGTCGAAGGAATATCCCTTCTGGAAGGAGTATCCGCGCGAGGCGGTGTCTATTGCCGAGTTCAAGGCGAAGCCGATGGACGAGAGACCTGACATCATCTTCCTCACTATCGAGACTTTCCGCGGTTGGACGGGCGATATGCGCATCGGTACGGCTTGTGAAAAGTTCCATAACCTTTGCCGCCTTTCCAAGAAAGCGCTCTATTACCCGAACGCGCGCAGTGTGGGTTACCCCTCGGTTGAGGGCTTTTTGGGTGTGCTTGCTGGCGTGTGGAGCCACCCGACAAAGTCGTTCCTCTCGGATTACCCTAAGACAAACTTGCGCACCTTGCCGCAGATTCTCTCGGATGCGGGTTACTACACCGATGTGCTCACGGCGACGGAACCGAGTTTCGACAAACTGGACCCCTGGTTTGAGGCGTGGTTCAATCATTGGGAATTCAAGAGCGAAAATCAGCACGACGTTCCGCTGGCTGACCGCTTCCGCGAGGTTTACGCTTCGCGCCCTGCCGACAAGCCAATTTTCTTGAACTGGATGAGTACTTCCATGCATGTGCCGTTCAGCATTCCCTCTGAATATGGCCCGACGCCCGAAGACCCGGATGAGGCATACGTGAGGGCAGTCGCTTACATGGATAGCGCGGTCGGCATTGTCCTTGACGAAATCGAGAAGGGCCCGCGTGCCAACCAGACGTTGATTTTTGTAGTGGGTGACCATGCTTTTGGCAACAATGCACAGCATACGACGCCGGAATATATCGGGACTGTGCAGGAAGGCTATACGTGGGTGCCGTTGATGGTTGTTGGCCCGGGAATCAAGCCTAGCCTCCAGACTGAGGTGGTTTCGCAGGTAGACATTGCTCCGACGATTTTGGATTACCTTGGTCTTGAAATTTCAAATAACTTTGTCGGCCATACCCTTTTGGAACGCATTGCTGACGAACCTGCCGTTGCCGAAGTTCCGGCGGATTCTGCTGATTCGCTTGCCCAAGGGGATTCTGCCGCGGTGGCTCCGGCTTACCTGTTCCGCGCAACCTCCCAGTATGCTCCAGTATTCTCGTTCCGCCTTGCAGACATTGCCATGCAGCGGGATTCCCTGATTTACTACGGCAACATGGATGATCCGGAAGCGTCTTCGGTGTTCGCCACGCGGCTTGTCCCGGACTGGGATACCTTGCACCTGGCCGAAGGGTTTGTTACCGGACGGCGTTTGGGGGCGATTCCTGCCGATTTCGCCGATACCGAAAAGGCCATGCGCGATGCTGCCGAGGCTTGGCTGTATATCGTGAACAGCAATAAGCTCCGTCCTTGA
- a CDS encoding LlaJI family restriction endonuclease has product MIFLFEEFAYDADYLKRVIGYKGNSDFQSESGFNTETTDKGAKINGVGYCFFNGNPVFVLPKVFLDGGKTKAFGAPIDSKGKDIFGQSDSPIKNIQRKFLSSLSTWLYSAIDKYRSDSDLAGVRSPDHMEHSKFKGDARYATLLDVMSSMELFYKKNKNLFVFVAKNKHSGNNKINWQRTIAKKAPFIQDNSPIYMELVNKKKVFDLDDRLLVLYFSAMKFIQDEFGFEMPQSEYYVPLKKQEFARLLENERGLRELRRIKYKYFEDRLLKLYNIMDAFFRWGARYTNKDVKAKEYLIANSFNNVFETMIDSLISDQDAKTKKLKNNEDGKIIDHLYKEKSLIFADGHESIWHIGDSKYYQEDNDLSTESVAKQYTYAKNIVQSFFSPKFINDDKKYYGSGVYEGIRYRDPLTEGYSVTPNFFIRGFVPEYEGDEQYDDPYFSTKDGLRDPIKSDEDDMWDKRNRHFRNRLFDRDTLLLKVYNINFLYVLKTYTSKQSSLREDFKKKTRKRFRKEFLELLDKKYVFYAVWPKESEVDFVNAHFRMLAGKIFKPTGFKCLILALEKEPPQTDKEKEDLNEMWGKIKDKCDWFNITPKDIFPNVQDLEEAKFEKEDWLFDERKFGIFIKRKVFEKAEIGKTYRLPANMGEYKLVGSVFGDIDLERIKKNKSPLDEYYFLPCKEV; this is encoded by the coding sequence ATGATTTTCCTGTTCGAAGAATTTGCCTACGATGCCGATTACCTCAAGAGGGTTATCGGCTATAAGGGCAATAGCGATTTCCAGAGCGAAAGCGGTTTCAACACGGAAACGACCGACAAGGGAGCCAAAATAAACGGAGTCGGTTACTGCTTCTTCAATGGGAATCCTGTATTCGTGCTGCCTAAGGTTTTTCTTGATGGCGGCAAAACAAAAGCGTTCGGGGCTCCAATCGATTCCAAGGGTAAGGATATTTTTGGACAGAGCGATTCACCCATAAAGAACATTCAACGCAAGTTCCTCTCGTCCCTTTCGACATGGCTCTATTCTGCCATAGACAAATACCGTTCAGATAGCGACTTGGCAGGAGTCCGTTCCCCCGACCACATGGAACATTCCAAGTTCAAGGGGGATGCCCGCTACGCGACGCTACTCGATGTCATGAGCAGCATGGAACTGTTCTATAAAAAGAACAAGAACCTGTTCGTATTTGTCGCCAAGAACAAACATAGCGGAAACAACAAAATCAACTGGCAGCGGACTATCGCGAAAAAGGCCCCCTTCATCCAGGACAATTCGCCAATCTATATGGAACTGGTGAACAAGAAGAAGGTCTTCGATTTGGACGACCGGCTGCTTGTCTTGTATTTCTCCGCGATGAAGTTCATCCAGGACGAATTCGGGTTCGAAATGCCACAAAGCGAGTACTATGTCCCGCTTAAAAAGCAGGAATTCGCGCGTCTTTTAGAAAACGAGCGCGGTTTGCGCGAGCTTCGCCGCATCAAGTACAAGTATTTCGAAGACCGTCTGCTAAAGCTCTACAATATCATGGATGCGTTTTTCCGTTGGGGCGCCAGGTATACCAATAAAGACGTAAAGGCGAAGGAATACCTGATTGCGAATTCGTTCAATAACGTATTCGAGACGATGATAGATAGCCTCATCAGCGACCAGGACGCAAAAACTAAGAAATTGAAGAACAACGAGGACGGCAAGATAATCGACCACCTGTACAAGGAAAAGTCCCTGATATTTGCCGACGGACACGAAAGCATTTGGCATATTGGCGACAGTAAGTACTATCAGGAAGATAATGACTTGTCGACAGAATCCGTTGCCAAGCAGTACACCTACGCCAAGAATATCGTCCAAAGCTTCTTCTCGCCAAAATTTATAAATGACGACAAGAAATACTATGGTTCGGGAGTCTATGAAGGTATCCGCTATAGGGACCCGTTAACGGAAGGTTATAGCGTCACGCCAAACTTCTTTATACGCGGATTTGTCCCGGAATACGAAGGCGACGAACAATATGACGACCCGTATTTCTCGACGAAGGACGGATTGAGGGATCCCATCAAGTCCGATGAAGACGACATGTGGGATAAGCGCAACCGTCATTTCCGAAATCGTCTTTTTGACCGCGACACGCTCCTACTGAAGGTGTACAACATTAACTTCTTGTATGTGCTCAAGACGTACACTTCCAAACAATCGTCCCTGCGCGAAGATTTCAAGAAAAAGACGCGCAAAAGATTCCGCAAGGAATTCCTGGAATTGTTGGATAAAAAATATGTATTCTATGCGGTATGGCCTAAAGAATCGGAGGTCGATTTTGTCAACGCCCATTTCCGCATGCTGGCCGGAAAAATCTTCAAGCCTACCGGCTTTAAATGTTTGATTTTGGCTTTGGAAAAAGAACCGCCGCAGACCGACAAAGAAAAAGAAGATTTAAATGAAATGTGGGGCAAAATAAAAGATAAATGTGATTGGTTCAATATTACACCAAAAGATATTTTCCCAAATGTACAAGATCTAGAAGAGGCCAAATTTGAAAAAGAAGATTGGCTCTTTGACGAACGAAAGTTTGGAATTTTTATTAAACGAAAAGTTTTTGAAAAAGCGGAAATAGGAAAAACATATCGTTTACCAGCAAATATGGGAGAATACAAACTGGTAGGCAGCGTGTTTGGCGACATTGATTTGGAACGAATAAAGAAGAATAAATCTCCACTAGACGAATATTACTTTTTGCCCTGCAAAGAAGTCTGA
- a CDS encoding 2-oxoacid:acceptor oxidoreductase family protein has product MSVVNVKFAGLGGTGVIKASDVMAELVFEQGYDVKKAEVHGMSQRGGSIASDVRFAKDEEVQSPMIPTGEADYLVVFDETQVVVNEAFLKQGGVLLTPADIDVSKLENVKALNVAMLGKLSKHFDFTVEQWEVALNKLFAEKFHEGNKKAFMLGREG; this is encoded by the coding sequence ATGAGCGTAGTTAACGTGAAATTTGCCGGCCTCGGTGGCACAGGCGTTATCAAGGCGAGCGACGTGATGGCGGAACTCGTGTTCGAACAGGGTTACGACGTGAAGAAGGCCGAAGTGCACGGCATGAGCCAGCGCGGCGGTTCTATTGCTTCCGATGTCCGCTTCGCGAAGGACGAAGAAGTGCAGTCCCCGATGATCCCGACTGGCGAAGCCGACTACCTGGTGGTATTCGACGAGACGCAGGTCGTGGTGAACGAGGCCTTCCTCAAGCAGGGCGGCGTGCTCCTCACTCCGGCGGACATCGATGTCTCGAAGCTCGAGAACGTGAAGGCCCTGAACGTCGCGATGCTCGGCAAGCTTTCCAAGCACTTCGACTTTACCGTCGAACAGTGGGAAGTCGCCCTGAACAAGCTTTTCGCCGAAAAGTTCCACGAAGGGAACAAGAAGGCGTTCATGCTTGGCCGCGAAGGCTAA
- a CDS encoding PDDEXK nuclease domain-containing protein codes for MTKNKENVPAKAVESLFNKVSNLIEQARVRVATAMNVAEVYTKYQIGRLIVEDEQKGKYRAEYGKQILSKLSERLLSTYESGWTVDTLKRCRFFYRVYCPQQIGATVLPQSEVLPEFTLSWSHYLVLMRIKNADERRFYEIEATSGNWSFRELQRQYGSSLYERLALSRDKEQVVRLAQVGNVVEKPEDIIKNPVTLEFVGLKPDASYSESKLESAIIGKLQDFLLELGKGFLFEARQKRFSFDEDNYYVDLVLYNRLLQCYVLVDLKVDKLTHQDLGQMQMYVNYYDRYVKQDFEKPTIGILLCKEKKDTLVRLTLPEDANIYASAYELYLPDKKLLQAKVKEWVNEFENAR; via the coding sequence ATGACTAAAAATAAAGAGAATGTCCCTGCAAAAGCGGTGGAATCACTATTCAATAAGGTTTCGAACTTGATTGAACAAGCGCGAGTTCGCGTGGCTACGGCAATGAATGTTGCCGAAGTCTACACGAAATACCAGATTGGGCGATTAATCGTAGAAGATGAGCAAAAAGGTAAGTATCGAGCGGAATATGGCAAGCAGATTCTATCGAAATTGTCAGAACGATTGTTATCAACCTATGAAAGTGGGTGGACCGTTGATACGCTCAAGCGTTGTCGCTTTTTTTACCGTGTTTATTGTCCTCAGCAAATTGGGGCAACAGTGTTGCCCCAATCTGAAGTTTTGCCAGAATTCACCCTTTCGTGGTCCCATTACCTGGTGCTCATGCGTATCAAGAATGCCGATGAACGCCGTTTTTACGAGATAGAGGCCACTTCCGGGAACTGGTCTTTTCGCGAGTTGCAGCGGCAGTATGGTTCAAGCCTGTATGAGCGTCTTGCGCTGAGCCGGGACAAGGAGCAGGTTGTCCGTTTGGCACAGGTTGGCAACGTGGTGGAAAAGCCGGAGGATATCATCAAGAATCCGGTGACGCTTGAATTTGTTGGCTTGAAGCCGGACGCTTCGTATTCGGAATCGAAACTGGAATCTGCTATCATCGGTAAATTGCAAGATTTCCTGCTTGAATTGGGGAAAGGATTCCTGTTCGAAGCGCGTCAGAAGCGTTTCTCCTTTGACGAGGACAACTACTATGTGGACTTGGTCTTGTACAATCGTCTGCTGCAGTGCTATGTGCTCGTTGACTTGAAGGTCGATAAGTTGACCCATCAGGATCTCGGCCAGATGCAGATGTACGTAAACTACTACGACCGGTATGTAAAGCAGGATTTCGAAAAGCCGACTATCGGCATTTTGCTTTGCAAGGAGAAGAAGGATACCCTTGTAAGGCTGACATTGCCCGAAGATGCGAATATTTACGCCTCCGCTTATGAGTTGTATCTGCCGGACAAGAAACTATTGCAGGCGAAGGTCAAGGAGTGGGTAAATGAATTTGAAAATGCAAGATAA
- a CDS encoding ORF6N domain-containing protein, translating to MSRKTDKLAVAEFPLIDETLLKSRIYTIRGVKVMLDADLAEIYGYTTKAFNQQVKNNIEKFDDDFRFQLSSKEVDECSRSKILTLNGGHRGTNIKYAPYAFTEQGIYMLMTVLKGERATAQSKALIRLFKQMKDYIVAENHQLLGTAGIAQIAAQTVQNTREIATVSAEVKELSGEVRDIRSDLGKINVDLRMVMENFVDPSSFRHFLILNGQKLEADVAYAQIYGMAKKSVLIVDNYVDVKTLNLLRNVRKGVSVLIFSDLLGGSRMTDDMLADYRAARPDVSIDKKPAMHKFHDRYILVDFKTKSEKLYHCGASSKDAGNKITTIVRLDDADAYRNMFEELLEQSGK from the coding sequence ATGTCAAGAAAAACTGATAAATTGGCTGTCGCGGAGTTCCCGCTTATTGACGAAACCCTGCTCAAATCGCGGATATATACCATCCGCGGGGTCAAGGTGATGCTTGATGCTGACCTGGCCGAGATTTACGGGTATACGACCAAAGCATTCAATCAGCAGGTCAAGAATAATATCGAAAAATTCGATGACGATTTCCGTTTTCAACTAAGCAGCAAAGAAGTTGATGAATGTTCAAGGTCAAAAATTTTGACCTTGAACGGCGGACATCGGGGGACTAACATAAAGTATGCCCCCTATGCATTTACCGAACAGGGTATCTACATGCTTATGACGGTGCTCAAGGGCGAACGGGCGACTGCTCAAAGCAAGGCTTTGATTCGCCTTTTCAAGCAGATGAAGGACTATATCGTTGCTGAAAACCATCAATTGCTCGGGACAGCGGGAATTGCCCAGATTGCAGCACAGACTGTTCAAAACACGCGCGAAATCGCAACGGTTTCCGCTGAAGTAAAGGAGCTTTCCGGCGAAGTTCGCGATATCCGGAGCGATTTGGGAAAAATCAATGTGGACCTCCGGATGGTCATGGAAAATTTCGTTGATCCTTCGTCTTTCAGGCACTTCCTGATTCTGAACGGTCAGAAATTGGAGGCAGATGTCGCTTACGCGCAGATTTACGGCATGGCGAAGAAATCGGTGCTGATTGTAGATAACTATGTAGATGTCAAGACGCTGAATTTGCTCCGGAACGTGCGCAAAGGCGTTTCCGTCCTGATTTTTAGCGACTTGCTCGGTGGAAGCCGCATGACAGACGACATGCTTGCCGATTATCGGGCCGCCCGACCGGACGTGTCGATTGACAAGAAACCCGCCATGCACAAATTCCACGACCGCTACATTCTCGTAGATTTCAAGACCAAGAGCGAAAAACTGTACCATTGCGGCGCATCTTCCAAGGATGCGGGCAACAAGATTACGACCATCGTCCGGCTCGATGATGCTGATGCATACCGGAACATGTTTGAGGAATTGTTGGAGCAGAGCGGAAAGTAA
- a CDS encoding DUF3578 domain-containing protein, with amino-acid sequence MAQQLTDILTYFLDNYIQGKKEKNGKDAAAWKAIRDSAPEKVYETGLVDAKKYLVKGSVGKGVWADVPWLGVFRKDITTSAQNGVYIVYLLSSDSSAIYLTFNQGVTNPIKNVNPYLKDVKDDDLKKSKGKIIQENVAIVRNKIDKRIFQSDDEIHLAEKGLGEQYEKGTIFYKKYVKGGLPSEEQLQKDLKEMLEIYEEFYEQFYKSIPVKQQEEETKMANENMNMIFFGAPGTGKSYKIDSNLFKDENGNSLGKGIKAIPDARKFRTTFHPDYDYVQFVGAYKPKKVENIDNGLLTKEQLAQKLFEVFPNNSDGELDKTTAITLFGLQYANSLKDKNMKEIVRLSNIGADQYKSAYLSAATKARLEFSDIDEKITYSFVPQVFAKAYATAWKQYIAAGNASTTENQVYLVIEEINRGNCAQIFGDIFQLLDRDINGFSQYPINADCDLADWLKKDSVLSEKSVWEAYETLIGEGLLKLPPNLNILATMNTSDQSLFPMDSAFKRRFDWEYVPIKYAKDADCGDNWNADEFKIDVNGSAYMWLDFLKNVNADIYDATQSEDKQMGEFFIKPKDDKTIRFEDFRSKVLFYLWDSVYKDETDRKKVFFFEYNAEITKVTFQSLFGKDAERIVKKIMENLGVKEVNG; translated from the coding sequence ATGGCACAACAATTAACGGATATCTTGACTTATTTTCTTGATAATTACATTCAAGGGAAAAAGGAAAAGAATGGAAAAGACGCTGCAGCGTGGAAAGCTATTCGTGACAGTGCTCCAGAGAAGGTATACGAAACAGGGCTGGTTGATGCAAAAAAATATTTGGTCAAAGGAAGCGTTGGAAAAGGTGTATGGGCCGATGTTCCTTGGTTAGGAGTTTTTAGAAAAGACATTACAACTAGCGCCCAAAACGGTGTATATATCGTTTATCTTCTTTCTTCAGACTCCAGTGCGATATACTTAACATTCAATCAGGGCGTTACAAATCCAATAAAAAATGTTAACCCCTATTTGAAGGATGTTAAAGATGATGATCTAAAAAAAAGTAAAGGAAAGATTATCCAAGAAAACGTTGCGATTGTACGTAACAAAATTGACAAACGCATTTTTCAATCGGATGATGAAATACATCTCGCAGAGAAAGGTCTTGGAGAGCAATATGAGAAGGGAACCATTTTTTATAAAAAATATGTTAAAGGTGGGTTGCCTTCTGAAGAGCAGCTTCAAAAAGATTTAAAAGAGATGCTTGAAATCTACGAAGAGTTCTATGAACAATTTTATAAAAGCATTCCCGTCAAACAACAAGAAGAGGAAACAAAAATGGCCAACGAAAATATGAATATGATTTTCTTTGGAGCACCAGGAACGGGAAAATCATATAAAATTGACAGCAACCTTTTCAAAGACGAAAACGGAAATTCCCTTGGAAAGGGTATAAAGGCAATCCCAGACGCTCGCAAATTCCGCACAACGTTCCACCCAGATTACGATTATGTACAGTTTGTAGGCGCATACAAACCAAAAAAAGTCGAAAACATCGACAACGGATTGTTGACTAAGGAACAACTTGCGCAGAAGCTATTTGAGGTCTTTCCTAATAATAGTGATGGAGAACTTGATAAAACGACTGCTATTACATTATTCGGCTTACAATACGCCAACTCCTTGAAAGATAAAAACATGAAAGAAATCGTGAGACTTTCTAATATAGGAGCCGACCAATACAAAAGCGCATACCTGTCTGCAGCAACAAAAGCTCGATTAGAATTTTCAGATATTGATGAGAAAATAACTTATTCCTTCGTTCCGCAGGTTTTCGCAAAGGCTTACGCTACCGCTTGGAAGCAGTATATCGCTGCGGGCAATGCTTCGACAACCGAGAACCAGGTCTATCTCGTCATCGAAGAAATCAACCGCGGGAACTGCGCCCAGATATTCGGCGATATTTTCCAGTTGCTTGACCGTGACATTAACGGATTTTCGCAATATCCGATTAACGCAGATTGTGATCTCGCAGATTGGCTAAAAAAAGACTCTGTCTTGAGCGAAAAGTCTGTTTGGGAGGCATACGAAACACTAATCGGCGAAGGTCTGCTGAAGCTCCCACCCAACTTGAACATTCTCGCCACAATGAACACCAGCGACCAGTCGCTGTTCCCCATGGACAGCGCATTCAAGCGCCGCTTTGACTGGGAATATGTACCAATCAAATACGCAAAAGATGCTGATTGTGGAGATAATTGGAACGCCGACGAATTCAAAATTGACGTTAACGGCTCCGCATACATGTGGCTTGATTTCTTGAAGAATGTCAATGCCGATATTTACGACGCGACGCAGAGCGAAGACAAGCAAATGGGTGAATTTTTCATCAAGCCGAAGGATGATAAGACAATCAGGTTTGAAGACTTCCGCTCAAAGGTGCTTTTCTATCTTTGGGATTCTGTCTACAAGGATGAAACAGACCGGAAGAAAGTATTCTTCTTCGAATACAATGCAGAAATTACAAAGGTGACATTCCAGTCACTCTTCGGTAAAGATGCCGAAAGAATCGTGAAAAAGATTATGGAAAACTTGGGCGTTAAAGAAGTGAATGGCTAA